Proteins from a single region of Budorcas taxicolor isolate Tak-1 chromosome 7, Takin1.1, whole genome shotgun sequence:
- the GZMM gene encoding granzyme M produces MLLLLVVLEALWAGGNTFETHIIGGREAIPHSRPYMVSLQKSGRHLCGGVLLCQNWVLTAAHCLAQPTQQLRLVLGLHVLGNPSLTCRIRKVVLHPEYKPAPHLENDLALLKLDGKVKPSKKIRPLDLPRGRQAVATGTRCSLAGWGQTHQPGNLARALQELDLRVLDTRMCNNSRFWHGNISSHMICLAADSKSQAPCKGDSGGPVVCRRGQVAGILSFSSKNCTDIFKPPVAVAVAPYMSWIKNTLRHNSSPPSP; encoded by the exons ATGCTGCTCCTGCTGGTGGTCCTGGAAGCCCTGTGGGCAG gAGGCAACACCTTCGAGACCCACATCATTGGGGGTCGAGAGGCTATCCCCCACTCACGCCCATACATGGTCTCACTGCAGAAGTCTGGCCGCCACCTATGTGGTGGGGTGCTCCTGTGCCAGAATTGGGTGTTGACAGCTGCCCACTGCCTGGCCCAGCC GACGCAGCAGCTGAGGCTTGTGCTGGGGCTTCATGTGCTGGGAAACCCCAGCCTTACCTGCCGCATCAGGAAGGTGGTCCTGCATCCTGAATACAAGCCAGCCCCTCATCTGGAGAATGACCTCGCGCTGCTAAAG CTGGATGGGAAGGTGAAGCCCAGCAAGAAAATCCGGCCCCTGGACTTGCCCCGAGGGCGCCAGGCGGTGGCCACAGGCACCCGGTGCAGCTTGGCCGGCTGGGGCCAGACCCACCAGCCTGGGAACCTGGCCAGGGCACTGCAGGAGCTGGACTTGCGTGTGCTGGACACCAGGATGTGCAACAATAGTCGGTTCTGGCATGGCAACATCAGCTCCCACATGATCTGCCTGGCAGCTGACTCCAAGAGCCAGGCCCCCTGCAAG GGGGACTCAGGTGGGCCGGTGGTGTGCAGAAGAGGCCAAGTGGCCGGAATCCTGTCCTTCAGCTCTAAGAATTGCACCGACATCTTCAAACCCCCCGTGGCTGTCGCCGTGGCCCCCTACATGTCCT